In a single window of the Notamacropus eugenii isolate mMacEug1 chromosome 4, mMacEug1.pri_v2, whole genome shotgun sequence genome:
- the CIB3 gene encoding calcium and integrin-binding family member 3: protein MGSKQTVFTPEQLDAYQDCTFFTRKEILRLFYRFQDLAPQLVPLDYNSNPSVKVPYEVISSMPELKDNPFRERIAQVFSQDGDGNMTLDDFLDMFSVMSEMAPRDLKAYYAFKIYDFNNDDYICPSDLEKTVTKLTRGELTPEEVGLVCEKVINEADADNDGKLSLDDFQNMILHAPDFLSTFHIRI from the exons ATGGGCAGCAAGCAGACAGTTTTCACTCCGGAACAGCTTGACGCATATCAG GACTGCACCTTCTTTACAAGGAAAGAAATTCTGAG GCTATTTTATCGTTTTCAGGATCTGGCTCCTCAACTGGTTCCTCTTGACTATAACAGCAATCCCAGTGTGAAGGTGCCCTATGAAGTCATTAGCAGCATGCCTGAGCTAAAG gataACCCATTCAGAGAGAGGATTGCTCAAGTCTTTTCTCAGGATGGGGATGGGAACATGACCTTGGATGATTTTCTGGATATGTTTTCTGTGATGAGTGAAATGGCTCCTAGAGATCTAAAAGCatattatgcttttaaaatttatg ATTTTAACAATGATGACTATATCTGCCCGTCGGACCTGGAGAAGACGGTGACCAAGCTCACTCGAGGTGAGCTGACTCCTGAGGAAGTTGGCCTTGTGTGTGAGAAGGTGATCAATGAAGCTGATGCGGACAATGATGGCAAACTCTCTCTGGATGACTTTCAAAACATGATCCTACATGCTCCAGACTTCCTCAG CACCTTTCACATCCGCATCTGA
- the FAM32A gene encoding protein FAM32A, protein MAEYEQVQRSALKLKGVSELGVTKRKKRKDKDKSKVLEQMVTSKKNEEEKRRGLDKRTPAQIAYEKMQEKRQMERILKKASKTHKQRVEDFNRHLDTLTEHYDIPKVSWTK, encoded by the exons ATGGCGGAGTACGAGCAGGTACAGAGGAGCGCTCTGAAGCTTAAAGGGGTGTCGGAACTGGGGGTCACGAAGCG gaagaagaggaaggataaGGACAAGAGCAAGGTCCTGGAGCAGATGGTGACGAGCAAGAAGAACGAGGAGGAGAAGCGGAGGGGGCTGGACAAGCGGACCCCGGCGCAGATCGCCTACGAGAAGATGCAGGAGAAGAGG caaatggaaagaatcttaaAGAAAGCATCCAAAACTCATAAGCAGAGGGTGGAG GACTTCAACAGACATTTAGATACTCTCACTGAACATTACGATATCCCCAAAGTCAGCTGGACAAAATAG